DNA sequence from the Lynx canadensis isolate LIC74 chromosome B2, mLynCan4.pri.v2, whole genome shotgun sequence genome:
GAAGGACGCTGTCCATCGCATTGCgtataatacaaatatatgcatCACACAAAAATTCCTTTGCTCCAAGGAAAACGTTGACCTCCTGTAACGAGTTCGTGTTCTTGTTATTGGATATCGAAATTACGTAactcattatttttcatcttgtcTTTACTACCGGGAAGCAAGGCGGTGCGTTTTGTATTCAGGACGTAAATCATAAATAATTCTGGAATAAGAAGGTAAAACACAGtagacatttttagttttaaactcCTCAGGGAACTAAAAGTGTAGCCCCCACCCCGGGTGTGCATTAAATGGTTAGAGAGAAAACCCTCAGAATATGGTAACCAAGATAGTCTTTGATTTTGCACATACAAGTGCCAGAGACTAATGTGTTATAACGAGTGGTGAGGTTTTCCGTCGTGGCAGTGATAGTTACCCTGAGCTGGCGACGCGCAGGGATTGTCCCAAAGGCTTTACACACACGTCGTCATAATCCTTACCAGGGTCTGCGATGGCATCTTATGACAAAGAAGTTTAACGAGACACGGCTGACGCAGGACAGAATCAGGATGGAAATTCTCTGTTCGACCTTTACCCACGGGGAGGGCTCTTCTCCTGCACCACACTGGGGAGGCACTCGGTCTCTAGGCTGGACTTGGGGCCACCCTCGCAGGCCACGAGACCAGCGATGCGGGTCTGAACCGGGCCCCTCCGAGCACCCCACAGGTTACCAAGACACCTGCGTGCCTTACTCACAGCGCACACGGACTTGCTCAGGCAGGTATCTCCATGCTTAGAAACACAGGCACGAACGTAGAGCTTCAGAGTAAGTTTGCTGTGACCAGAGCCCATAGATCATCCACCCTCGACGGAACTGCGCACTTTCTAGGGAAGCCACGAAACCAAAGTTTCTGGCTTTTGGCGTCTCCTTTTTCCAGAAACAAAGGAGATCGATGTAAACACCTCTCTTGAAATGCTCGGGTATGCTTTAAATACATGGGATTAAGTCATATTCGCTCAGTCTCCAGCATGTTACATGCACTTGGCTTAGACAGTGGTGTCCCACGATCTGTCCCCACAACACGTAGCGAAGGCTCAGCCTCCGCAGAGGGGTTCCCTTGTCCCTGCTGTAGGACTGTGCAGTGTTGGGAGAATTTGACAATAATACCACGGCGCCTCCAGAGACAGCGTGTTCCCAACTGTCTTACTTCCACGGAccccttttattacttttttctctgggtatcccaatattcttttttaaaaaaaatttttttaacgtttatttatttttgagacagagagagacagagcatgaacaggggaggggcagagagagagggagacacagaatcggaagcaggctccaggctccgagccatcagcccagagcccgatagGTATCCCAATATTCTAAAGACAAACCACATTTACTAGGTGACATCATCCTTTTTGGTGATCGAATAGCTCTCGCTGTTATTCAAACTGACCCTTCAACTTCTGATCGGCGTCACCTACCATTTTGAAATCACTTTCAGCAAAATAGTGTTCCAGTGAGCATACAGGAGTTCTTAGTTTGGGGTCCATGAGCTTcctaaaatacacacaaattttTGTGGTCACGGGGTACATCTTGGGAGTGTATCTGGAATATAACGTGCGTGGGGTTTGTGACCCAACACAAGGTTAAGTATCATTGCCAAATAGCTTTCTTCCAATAACGTTTgatcacggggcacctgggtggttcagtcggctaaacgtccgactcttgatttcagctaaggtcacaatctcacgatctgtgagtttgagccccacgtagggctccgaAAAAACCTGGTCATTGCCAGTAGTATTTAAAGCTAATGAACGTctaccaacccccccccccccccgaatccCAGGCCCTCCGGGCGGGATGGGGGCAGCAACACGGGGGGACCACCTCACATGAACTCTAAGTACCTTGGTAATCTCTTCCCGACcagcttttaatatttaaaaaacattttttttgatgtctatgtttttgagaaacacagtgcgagcgggggaggggcagagagggagacacggaatccgaagcaggctccaggctccgagcggtcagcacagagcccaacgcggggctcgaactcacggaccgtgagatcatgacctgagccgaagtcggacgctcaaccgactgagccccccaggcgcccccagaccagtttttaaaatcctccccaaaaagaaaacacaaggcattgaatttctcttttatttaaacattaagaaattgcAGCACAGTGACTCCGAAAACTTTCTCAAAATGTCCGTAACAACACGACGAGACATCCAGCGTCATAGGTAGAAGTTCCGTCTCTTCGAGGGTCATCAGCCGGAGCAACATAAACGTTCCGCTCGTCTGCTTTTACAGTGAAGAACAAGGCACACAAAACTCTGTTTGACAAATGCCATTGGGAAAAAGGAGCACAATACCGGACTGGGGCCGGTCAAGAGaactggggcgggggcgggggcggggggggaggggacccagagaaggaagagggtgaggagagggagagacaaagaacagGGACACACAGACCCATGCACTGTGACCGTGACGGGACGAGGGACACGCACCCACATGGGCAGCCACGGAAAGGTGCTTCGAAAAGTCACCTACTTTACGAAAGTCTTTAAAACGTTACTGAACTCAACAGAAACCTGGGTCTCTCGAGTCCTGGTATCTGCTCAGAGGGCACGCGAGAGCAGTTAGCACCCTGCCCACGGGACCACCACTCACGCTCACTCCCAGGGCTGGTTAACGTCCAGAACCAGCGCTCCGTCCCGGACTGAGAGTCCACGGCCACGTCTCCGTGTCGCCTCAGCCGGATTGCCACCTGGGCCTCTCTGGTGCTGACGCGTTCATTTTCCATGAAAGACAACTGAGCTCTATGCATCCAGGCAGGAGTCGGAAAAGACAAGCCAGTCGGTGGGGAGGGGCTTTGGCTTTGCAAACTCCTCTGCTGGCTGACCTCGCTCCTGCTGGATTAAACGCTTCCTGTTTGACTAGGTTTGTGTctagtgagagagagcgagacagagagagtggggcagagatCACAGGCACAATCTGGCTTTTAAACATGTAAGGCTTCCGTGTAAAATATAATTAAGACTTCCCACATTAAAGCCCAACGAGATAAACATTCAACTACTTACTGACTTTCACACAAGTCAAAAGGTGAGGTAATACATTACTCTTCCATGACCAGCCTTCTCTGATTAcgactttttcccccctctttctcaaCCTTAGAGTTAAGTATAATCAGATGCATGGAGGGAGTGTGTAGAAATCAGCCTGGAGTCAGCAAGAAAGGGTATGGGCGGCTCCCAAAAGGCCGAGGAGTTTTAACCCTTTATTCAAATAATAGGCagagattttctcttttaaaaaaatgagtatacACAATTGTACAAAGCCACTATGTCACCGATTTTTACCCGGTGATTAAAGCCGCTGGAATCGTTAACATCTGCCCCCAGGGacccccccacttcctccctcaAATGAATTGCCCGCCTGGCCCGGAACATGTCGATCTGCGTCCGTCTGTCCGCACACGGCTTtttgccttctcccctccctccgcgGTCGGCCTTTCCGCAGGACAGAAGTCACATTGCAGGTGGCGCTTCCAAGAAAAACGGCGACCTTCAGCAGAAGCTGACTTTCACCCCCGCTCACATCTTGTCCCGGCCTTTCAAGTCCATCCCCGTCGCTGTGCTCCAGGGACACACCTGTGTGCGTGATGGGgtctgtgcgtgtgcgtgtgtggcCGTGACTCTGTGTGCACGTGGGTACGTGAGCAGGAacgtggttttaaaaaatgtttaacgtttatttatatatgagagagggggaggggcagagagagggagacacagaatccgatgcaggttccaggctcggaactgtcggcacagagcccgacgcggggctcgaacccacgagagGGGAGATCGTGAGCTGCGCGCAAGTCGGACGCCAGACCGGCTGAAGCCCCCAGCCCCCCGGAGAGCTAAGCGTTCGTGACAGAGctctgtgggtgtgggtgtgtgagcATGCGTGTGACTGTGCGTGGGGGCAATGTGGGCAGGCAGGCCCGGCTGGCAGACGAGGCTGTGCGTGTGCCGCCAGGGTGCCCCGGAGGAAAGGCTATTTGCGCGGTCAGCCAGGGGCATCCGGTCCTGCCCACCGGGTGCGGCGGGTTCACAGGTGCCGGAGGGTGGCCGTgggcgttgggggtggggggagggcaggctcCCAGGGTGCGGCCACGCTTCCGGGAGGTGGGGaggtcccttcccctgctcacggcCATCCAGGGGGTGGGCGcaggtgcgggggtggggggacccccAGGCTCACGGGCATCCAGGAGGCGGGCgcaggtgcgggggggggggcaccttcGGGTCCGcggggagcccccaccccccctccggCTCACAGCGTGCTCAGGTGCGGCAGCGTGTCCAGGGGCCCCGCGAGGTCGCGCGCGGCGGCCGCCGACTCCACGCCGCGCAGCCACTCGGTGCACCTGCGGACCAGGCCCTCGTCCACCGCCCGGGCCTCCTCCTCGTACTCCACGTCGTCGTACCGGTGCCGCTCGTTGAGCAGCGACACGCGCGGCGCCGGGCGGCGGCCGGGACCCGCGGGAGAGGGCGAGGGCGGCGGGCGGCAGGGCCGCGCGGGCAGCCGCCTCTGCAGGTGGCGCCCCTGAAGCAGCAGGACGGCCTCGGGGGGCAGGCCGGGCGAGaagcgcgcggcggcggcgggtcCTGTCCCCGGGGCCGCGTCCCCCGCGGGCTGTGGCCGGATGCgggcgggccgggcgggggcgcgcggcgggcctgggccggggccggggggccgCGCCGGGCCGCGACCGCTTCAGGGCGGCGGGGGGCCAGGACCGGACAGCGCGCCCTCGGGGGCCTCCTCCTGTCCGCGGCGGCGGGCGGTCgagggcgcgggcgcgggcggggcgcgggcgggcGCTGCCCTGCGCGGGGCGCCGGGCCTGCGGGTCGGGGGGCGCGGCGGGGTGGCCCCCGGGGTCGGCGTGGGCGGGAAGGGCATGGTGCCACGGAGCCTGCGGGTCATCGGCGCCCTGGAAGGAGACGGGCGGCTCTCAGtcgcgggggcgcggggggcgggtGTGGGGGGGCCCGGGGCGTCCCCGCGGGGTGGCCGGGCTTCGGGCGCCGCGTGCCGCCCCGCCGCACCCACCTGCGTCCGGCCGCGGCATCGCCGGCTTCGCTCACGTCCCGGCTCCCGGGGCCCTCCCCTCGCTCGGGGACAGTCACCGGCCGCCCGAGCCCGGCCCGGGCGGGGACGCGCCAGCAGGAGGAGCCGAGCGTCTGGCTGGTGTCACGACCCGACTGTTGCGTGCGGCCGGCCACGGAGCCGGAGCCGGGACGGCGCGGGGCGGGACCGGGCGGGACCGGCCTCCCCCGTCGGCCCCCACCACCGACAGGACTCAATCAACCCGGGGCGGAGGCGGGAGGGCCGGCTGGGTCCCGAGTCCTGGGCGGAGTCCCTGCCGCTTGGAGGGAAAGTCCTGGACAACCGCTTGGCGCCTTTAAGAGGGTGGGAGTTGGGCCGCGGGGGGTCACCGGCCAGGCCAGGCTGCCGGGCCGCGCCCTGGTGTCAGAGGGGAAGGCCGGCCCCCCTGGATGGCGCTGGGGAAAAGGCATTTCGGGGGATCCTCTTAGTTCCCCTTTTACAATGCTGATGCCACTGCTGAAGGGCGGTCCCCTGAAATTCGAGCCCTAGCTTTATCAAGGGGCAAGACAGGCCCGTGTCAGTGATGCCATGACAATGGCAGAGGAAACGGTGCACACGGAGGGATTCCTGGGCGCAGAGCAATGTACTTACTGCTGTGACGGTGGTTCAAGCGAGTGACACATCGTGACTGTCATCCCATATTCGAGGAGGAGACCTGGAGACGTCCCTCCGACGTTCAGACGAGTGATGACGTCACACGGCGACGCATCACAAGTCAAGGCACCACTCAAGGAGAATTATCCCCCAGCAAACACTCTTCCATAGGAGGTGCTTTCAGGCCTAACCGGGGACGGGACCAGGTTGTGCGGCTATGGCCCAGGTCAGCCGAAAGCATTCAAGTGTGGGTGAACTCCAAGTGCGCTGTGCCAGtggccgcccccccacccccaccccagcagcacCTCCCGGCCGTGAGGGCACTGGCCGCgtccctgtccctcctgcccccgtgtCAGGGCACCAGGCAAGAGCGGAACTCGGTCGGTGGCCAGAGCCGGTCTCCCCACAgctgggggtggagaagggggcTGAGGTCCCATAATCTCCACCTGCAACCGAAAACCACATCTACATACGTGTTCTCCACAAAACGTGCAAACGCGGCTTCAAGACAGGCTTCGTTCTCTCAAACGTTCTCCCCGTCCCGCCGGGGGCCTCAAGGTTGGCCTCCCACTGCCCGCTGCTCAGGGGCCGGGATGTTTGAGGCAGGTTGGGTCATAAATCTCTGCCGCAGGTGCGCCTGTGTGTTTTATTCCAAGTTTCTGTATTTCTAGGTGGATGCGGGACCGGGTAGGTTAGTGGTGCAGCGGGTGGACAGCGTCCCGCCGGGAGAGCCCGGGTTGGAGGGCAGGCGGACACAGTGAAGACAGGAGAGGACGGGGGCACAGGAGGACTCGGAGGGGAAGGTGACACACAGGAAAAGCAGCAAACCGGATCCTCCCGAGACTGGAGTATGGGTCCCAGATGCCCAGTGGCTGCAGTGGCAACCGTGACGGGGTCCTAATTCCCAAGTCCCGCAGGACAGTCGCAGGTGACCAGGCGGAGCTGGCGATCCCATAATCGCCTGCCTGTGTGGCTTCTGTCACCATTTCCCTTCTGCTAGGAACTGGGGGCTGAGTGGGATGGAGGAGAGGAGACAATCCCAGCAACAGAATTCCAGACACACCACATCTGAGCCAGCACcttgaggaagggaaggaaagtcCTGGGCAAGGGTGAGGGGCTATTAGCCACGCCCACATCCACAGTAGCAGAGATCGGGCATTTTCCTCCAAGAAGAGACAGTGAGATTCATCAGACCGCTGCACACGTCGGATGAGACTGTCCCTGGGATTCTCCAGAACCCCCACATCCTGTCCCAGCCCAGAAGCATGGGGACTTGGGAAGCTGGACGTCTCTGCCTGACCTCCGAGGAGAAAGTGAGTGCCGGGCGCCTGCCATCGCGTCACCTGCCCAGGTCAGAAGGGCGCTCCCCTCCTGTCTTTCCTCAAAGGCCCGGTAAGCACCCCTGCTGGGGGCGGCGACGACTTCCGGTACCTGGTGGTGGGCTACTGGCCCCGGAGCGGCAGAGGAGTGAGTGTCCCCCACAGGACTCTGCTGTTCAGACTCCGCTCAAGCATCCAGATGACAGCATCCCTGCTCCCTGCCAGCCACCTCTTCTACTCGAACCCTTCAGCCCCTGGGAAACCGGAGGCTGGAAAGAGTGGCCTGGCCTGGCGGGGACCGTGGGCGAGCAGCGCGCGCCACCTGCACTGTCGCGGCCCGCTGGCTGTTATAGAATCCGTTACAGTCTGTGTGGTTGAATCAAGCCGCTGGTGACAGTTACCAGGAAGGAAAACCACACTAGGACAGCCAGCCAAACTTCCCTCCAGAATTGGGGACGCGACAGAAAAGCAACTACAGTCAAGAAGTAACGGCCAGCTGTAACTTGGTCATCTGCGTGGGATTTTGCATGCTGGGCCCAGAACCCAACAGTGGGGCTGTAGCTACGTGTGAAACAGGAAAACAGGAGGACCAGAATCCTGGGATCGGGTTATCAGTTTCACACTGTATTCCTGGGGTCTCCGGACTCTAAAACCCACGAGTATGTTTCATCTGGAGGTCACAAAAGCTACCTCAACCATAAGCTGGTCGATTTGCAAGGTCAGTTACGCAAAAGCCCATATACGTACTCAGAACTGTCCGTATTTTTTGCCTGTGCTGTCTCACTTTCCAATTACATCGAtgctctttttgttgtttttttttttaattttaaaaaaattttttttttcaacgttttttatttatttttgggacagagagagacagagcatgaacgggggaggggcagagagagagggagacacagaactggaaacaggctccaggctctgagctgtcagcacagagcccgacgcggggctcgaactcacggaccgcgagatcgtgacctgagctgaagtcggacgcttaaccgactgcgccacccaggcgcccctcgatgcTCCTTTTTGAAACATTACACTTGGCACACTGTCACATCAGCGTCAGGTGCACAGCACAGCGATTCGACCCGTCTGTGGGGGATGCAGTGCTCACGAGCGTCGCTATCACCTGTCACCAGACGATGCCGTGACATTTGTTTGATTTTCAGATTCTGAACAAACGTGAACACGGTATGGTCCACCATTTGAGAATTCATGGTCATTTTTTCTCCCACTGTTGTATCAGAGTTAAGTGTAGGAACGCGGACTTTTTGTTATGACAACCCTTGAAACTGTTTCCAGGACAAAGACGtaagcagaaaatatttaaatcaccAAAATAAAGAAGCAAGACGACATCCAGGCCCCACTAAAATCAGCGCGAGTGCTGTGCAGAtttgaagggaagggaaaaccGCGCAGCCTGCGGGGTGCTGAGCCTGCTCTGTGGGAGGCTGGGGTCCCACAGGGATCCCCCCAAATCCTGAGTACAGACACACTGCGCTCACCAGCTCATCCCCACGGACGCCGCTGATTGAGGCAGCGCCGGCGATCACACCATGGTGCCCGGAAACCAGTCGCTATTTTaagaaagttcctttttctcACGAACTCATCAGTGTCTCGGCTTTACCTCGGTATGACGACTTCAGCGCACGTTCAGAAAAATGTCCAAAGGCAAAGAGATCGATGCCCTGCTTTTCCAAATCACACCTTCTTCCCACATGCTGTGCTTTGTTCCCGTGTTTTGACTCAAATGACTTCACGCGATGGGGCGGTAAATCGTCCAACAGCCAGAACCAACATGGAGTCTGAATTTTAAACCGCAAGAGGTCTCCTTCTGGCTGTTACAATCCTCGTGGGCCCCTGAGACACAGACAACTCGGTCGATAACCAGAAATACGTCCATTCCTTCTTCTCACAGCGGTCTGTTACCGTGAGAGGGTCTGGGGGTAGAAAACATTCAGGAACCTGTTCAGACACTGTTTGCTTTAGAGTCCTTCTCCCCAACGCTAAGATAATGATCCACTTTATCTGGATTTTGCTTCACTCAAACCTCACGAGCTTTAGGAGAGAAGAACAGGAAGGACCTGTGTTTTACGGACGACCGACCAAGATTTCCCCAGGAGCTTCACGACCGGCCACAAGGAGACCTGCCGGGTCAGGGAGGCCCCAGAGCCCTCTCCCCTCGCTGCCGTGGGGCCTCAACGCCTCCCTGACACTCCGAGGACCCGCTTCTGTTTTTACGGCCTCTCTGGATGTTAACCTCAGTAGAAATTCCAAGTGACTTAAAAAACGTGTATTAACACATCTAAAAATGACAACAAACTCGTGACATTAACAATACACCCATTacgttggggcgcccgggtggctcagtcagaagaacacaTGGCTCTCCATCtcgcggttgtgagttcaagccccacatcgggtgtagacatgagtaaaaaaataaactgaaaaacgaACAATACACCCATCGCGTTaacatgtttttaatgaaaaataacgGTATTTGCTAAAACCAACAAATCAGAGATGAGgggtgggctccgtgctgccggGTTCTCGTGTGATCACGTGTCCGCAGCCCCGTGACTCCGCCGTGCGTTCACGGTAGCACGAGTGGAAGCACAGGGTCTTGGGATTGCGCCAAAGCGGGCCCCGGCAGGGTGTCCGGGACCCCACTTTGAGAATCGCCACACTGCCTGCCGTGTTGCACCAGGAACCGGCCGCTCGGGATGGCGAGCCACAATGGTGGCTAGGAGGTGAGCTGCTTTGAAAGCGAGACTTCACACGTGGCTCTTTCTTGCAACAGCCTGGAAAAGCCCGAAGCAAATCAGAACAGGACGGTGTGGGGAGAAAAGACACAGGCTTCCCTTAAAACGACAGGCCTGAAGCTTACACCGCACCTTTTCCTTGCCGCGCTCGGCCTTGCAGAGAGGCGCAGTGGCATTTCAGAGGACCGTGGACACCCCGAAGGCTGGTTCACACACCGAGAGGTGACAGAATAGTTGGAGACTCACGGAACCGTTTGCTTTGCCTTGCCCTCTGGGGACAGCCCTTTGCCAAGGTCCCCGGAAGGAATCCCGGTGGTCACGTCGCACGCAGGTTACCCAACCCCCCAGCCCTGTCACCGCGGCCGTGACGTGAGCAGCACGCCAGCCCTGCGCTGCAGCAGCGCGGGCGAGCTCACGCGGACTCGTGCTCGGGAGCCGTCAGGTGGGGCCCGGTGGAAGTGCATAGGTCGCGCAGAGAAGTGTGTAAGAGCGCCTTCCTCATTGTGCACGCTGGCGTCTCGGGCCGGCTCTTGCCCCCGCCGTCCTATCAAGCAAATAAACTGTCTTCTATCAAGCAAATAAGTATCTTCAGACGGCAGCGGGGTGGGGGTCCCAGAGGGGAGGACCCGGCCGGGCGCGCTACGGCCACGCGGACGCGGAGCCTCCCCCcagtccccccgcccctccccccccccccagctctctcGGTGACCTGATCTTGTCGAGACCGACATCCGGGCCAGGGTGACCACGCCGGCTAGTGCCCCTCCTCGGTTCAGCCAGAAGGCCCTTAGCCCGTCGATTTTAATGTTTGGGGACCCGTATGCGGGGCCAACAGCCCACCTGCACCTGCCAGGCCTATTGCTCTCGGGGAGGCGGAGG
Encoded proteins:
- the PRR18 gene encoding proline-rich protein 18; its protein translation is PQPAGDAAPGTGPAAAARFSPGLPPEAVLLLQGRHLQRRLPARPCRPPPSPSPAGPGRRPAPRVSLLNERHRYDDVEYEEEARAVDEGLVRRCTEWLRGVESAAAARDLAGPLDTLPHLSTL